GAGTTAGCTGAAGCGCTGTTAGATTTCTCCAGTCAAAGTGATTTAGTGAATTACTCAGAAATAAGAATTAAATAGCATACAATTTATGTCCCTGGTTTATCTCACCCTCAATCCCTCTCCGATATATTGGAGAGGGAAGCTAGAGACAGTATGAAGTTTTGCATCTTATTTAATCCACGTTCCTTAGGGAATATCTCTGTACGCCAATCCAATCAGGAAGATTAAGTTTCGCCATTCCCATCATTAAGCACTTCTTAAGGCCACAATGGGGTCTAGTTTAGCAGCGCGACGTGCAGGAACAACGCCAAAGAATAAACCAATAGCCCCAGAGACACCAACTGCCATAGTAATCGCTACAGGAGAAAGACTCGCTTCTAAAGGAGTTAAAGCACTCACTAAGAGGATGCCACTAACACCAACCGCAGTCCCAACTAAACCGCCAGCTGCGGAAACTATCACAGCCTCAATGATGAACTGTAGCAAAATATCTTGCTCTGTTGCCCCGATCGCTTTTCGCAATCCGATTTCTTGGGTGCGTTCGGTGACGGAGACAAGCATAATATTCATAATGCCAATGCCACCGACAAACAACGATATACCTGCGATCGCTGCTAGCATAATTGTCAATGCACCTGTAATTTGACCGACAGTTTGTAAGGCATCCTTTTGAGAACGCAGAGTAAAGTCATCTTCACCATTAATTTTGTGCCGTAGACGCAGCAAATTAGTAATTTGAAACTCTGCTGCATCCACGCTATCTGAATCACGAGCGGCAGCAACGAGGTAATCTAAGGCGATACCATAGGGAGAATTCTTGCCTACAAGTCGGTTTGCTGAGGTAGTGATTGGGATTAAGGCAGCATTATCATAATCTGCTCCCACGCTGGAACCTTTGGCTATTAAAGTCCCAATCACTTGAAAGCTGGTATTTCCAACTCGCAATTGCTGGCCGATGGCGTTACTACTACCAAATAGTTTTTCTGCCAAGTCTGCACCAAGTACTACCACTTGGTTGCTTCGCTTAATGTCTACCTCAGAGAAAAATCTGCCTTTAGCTGTTTCAAAATCCCGCACCGATAGAAAGCTGGGAGTTGTGCCAATGATATTGACATCAGTGTTTCTGTTGCGATATGTAACCACCTGTCTTCTATTTAACTCTGGCGCAACTCCTACTACAGTTGGTACTTGAGAAGCGATCGCTTCTGCATCTTGCAACACCAGAGTTTTTGGTACTTCAAAGGAGATTCGCTGAGTTTCTTGATTACCTGGCAGTA
This Nostoc sp. C052 DNA region includes the following protein-coding sequences:
- a CDS encoding ABC transporter permease; this translates as MNLLESMNMAGKTLLSNKLRSALTMLGIVIGNASVIAMIGIGEGGQKFVNKQLESLGPNVLFVLPGNQETQRISFEVPKTLVLQDAEAIASQVPTVVGVAPELNRRQVVTYRNRNTDVNIIGTTPSFLSVRDFETAKGRFFSEVDIKRSNQVVVLGADLAEKLFGSSNAIGQQLRVGNTSFQVIGTLIAKGSSVGADYDNAALIPITTSANRLVGKNSPYGIALDYLVAAARDSDSVDAAEFQITNLLRLRHKINGEDDFTLRSQKDALQTVGQITGALTIMLAAIAGISLFVGGIGIMNIMLVSVTERTQEIGLRKAIGATEQDILLQFIIEAVIVSAAGGLVGTAVGVSGILLVSALTPLEASLSPVAITMAVGVSGAIGLFFGVVPARRAAKLDPIVALRSA